One genomic segment of Pseudomonas sp. p1(2021b) includes these proteins:
- a CDS encoding alpha/beta fold hydrolase yields MSQQIFFAHANGFPSATYGKLFAALAPDYQVQHLAQHAHDPRFPVDDNWQNLVDELLHHLARQEQPVWGVGHSLGGVLHLHAALRCPQYYRGVVMLDSPVLTRADQWLIRAAKRFGFIDRITPAGRTLGRREAFPDRDSARAYFASKTLFRHFDPECLEAYLEHGLQATGEGLRLCFDPDTEIRIYRSIPHVSPAPARRLQVPLAMVRGDHSGVIRRHHALAVRTLPKGEYHSIPGGHMFPLERPGDTASLLKGLFARWSRP; encoded by the coding sequence ATGTCGCAGCAGATCTTCTTCGCCCACGCCAACGGCTTCCCCTCGGCCACCTACGGCAAGCTGTTCGCCGCCCTGGCGCCGGACTACCAGGTCCAGCACCTGGCCCAGCATGCCCATGACCCGCGCTTCCCGGTCGACGACAACTGGCAGAACCTGGTCGATGAACTGCTGCACCACCTTGCCCGGCAAGAGCAGCCGGTGTGGGGCGTCGGCCATTCCCTGGGCGGGGTGCTGCACCTGCATGCGGCACTACGCTGCCCGCAGTACTACCGTGGCGTGGTGATGCTCGACTCCCCGGTGCTGACCCGTGCCGACCAGTGGCTGATCCGTGCGGCCAAGCGTTTTGGTTTCATCGACCGCATCACGCCGGCTGGGCGCACCCTGGGGCGACGCGAGGCCTTTCCCGATCGCGACAGCGCCCGGGCCTACTTCGCCAGCAAGACCCTGTTCCGCCACTTCGATCCCGAGTGCCTGGAGGCGTACCTCGAGCACGGCCTGCAGGCGACCGGGGAGGGCTTGCGCCTTTGCTTCGACCCGGACACCGAAATCCGCATCTACCGCAGCATTCCCCATGTCAGCCCGGCGCCCGCGCGCCGGTTGCAGGTGCCCTTGGCCATGGTGCGCGGCGATCACAGCGGGGTGATTCGCCGGCACCATGCCCTGGCCGTACGTACCCTGCCCAAGGGTGAATACCACAGCATCCCGGGCGGGCACATGTTCCCGCTGGAGCGTCCGGGCGATACCGCCAGCCTGCTCAAAGGCCTGTTCGCCCGCTGGAGCCGCCCATGA
- a CDS encoding DUF4389 domain-containing protein — protein MNDPVNRAERESIILRVLWMLVFLLVWHVAQLLLGGLVLVQLIYRLVYGAPNGSLMNFGDSLSQYLAQIGRFGTFHSDQKPWPFADWPAPRAPEGEQPHEVAAAAHPVRDEEPKL, from the coding sequence ATGAATGACCCTGTAAACCGCGCCGAGCGCGAATCGATCATCCTGCGGGTACTGTGGATGCTGGTATTCCTGTTGGTCTGGCATGTGGCCCAACTGCTGCTGGGCGGCCTGGTGCTGGTGCAACTGATCTACCGCCTGGTCTATGGCGCGCCCAACGGCAGCCTGATGAACTTCGGCGACAGCCTCAGCCAGTACCTGGCGCAGATCGGTCGCTTCGGCACCTTCCACAGCGACCAGAAGCCCTGGCCGTTTGCTGACTGGCCAGCGCCCCGCGCCCCGGAGGGCGAGCAACCCCATGAGGTGGCCGCGGCCGCCCACCCGGTGCGTGACGAGGAGCCCAAGCTGTGA
- a CDS encoding NAD(P)H-dependent glycerol-3-phosphate dehydrogenase: protein MTEQQPVAVLGGGSFGTAVANLLAENGVPVRQWMRDPEQAEAMRVNRENPRYLKGIRLHDGVEPVNDLLATLQACDLIFVALPSSALRSVLAPHAQLLRGKGLVSLTKGIEAQSFKLMSQILEEIAPQARIGVLSGPNLAREIAEHALTATVVASEDEDLCQRVQAVLHGRTFRVYASADRFGVELGGALKNVYAIIAGMAVALGMGENTKSMLITRALAEMTRFAVSLGANPMTFLGLAGVGDLIVTCSSPKSRNYQVGHALGQGLSLEQAVSRLGEVAEGVNTLKVLKAKAQEVQVYMPLVAGLHAILFEGRTLNQVIEHLMRAEPKTDVDFISISGFN from the coding sequence ATGACTGAACAGCAACCTGTTGCAGTTCTGGGAGGCGGCAGCTTCGGCACCGCCGTGGCGAACCTGCTGGCGGAGAACGGCGTGCCGGTGCGCCAATGGATGCGTGACCCGGAGCAGGCCGAGGCCATGCGCGTCAATCGCGAGAATCCGCGCTACCTCAAGGGCATCCGCCTGCATGACGGGGTCGAGCCGGTCAATGACCTGCTGGCCACCCTGCAGGCTTGCGACCTGATCTTCGTCGCGCTGCCGTCCAGTGCCCTGCGCAGCGTGCTGGCGCCCCATGCCCAGCTGCTGCGCGGCAAGGGCCTGGTGAGCCTGACCAAGGGCATCGAGGCGCAAAGCTTCAAGCTGATGAGCCAGATCCTCGAAGAGATCGCTCCACAGGCTCGCATCGGCGTGCTCTCGGGGCCGAACCTGGCACGTGAGATCGCCGAGCACGCCCTGACTGCCACCGTGGTGGCGAGCGAGGATGAAGACCTTTGCCAGCGGGTGCAGGCCGTGCTGCACGGGCGCACCTTCCGCGTGTACGCCAGCGCCGACCGCTTCGGTGTCGAGCTGGGTGGGGCGCTGAAGAACGTCTACGCGATCATCGCTGGCATGGCCGTGGCCCTGGGCATGGGCGAGAACACCAAGAGCATGCTGATCACCCGTGCCCTGGCCGAGATGACCCGCTTCGCCGTGAGCCTGGGCGCCAACCCCATGACCTTCCTGGGCCTTGCCGGCGTCGGCGACCTGATCGTCACCTGTTCCTCGCCCAAAAGCCGCAACTACCAGGTTGGCCACGCCTTGGGCCAGGGCCTGAGTCTGGAGCAGGCGGTCAGCCGCCTGGGCGAGGTGGCCGAGGGCGTCAACACCCTCAAAGTGCTCAAGGCCAAGGCCCAGGAGGTTCAGGTATACATGCCGCTGGTGGCCGGGCTGCATGCGATCCTGTTCGAAGGGCGTACCCTGAACCAGGTGATCGAGCACCTGATGCGTGCCGAACCCAAGACCGACGTCGATTTCATTTCCATCAGCGGTTTCAACTGA
- a CDS encoding TonB-dependent receptor plug domain-containing protein, producing MPVSSPKQGRTVFPGTPPFPRLLLLTALVGGPAVADDMFLDNQDLPQVLTATRLKQSPAAVPGSMTVLDAELIRASGARDIPELMRLVPGMMVGYGAGNQPTVNYHGSNVSDARRMQVLIDGRSVYRAGLATVDWSDIPLAIEDIDRIEVFRGPNTVSYGANALMAVVNILTRNPADSHGTRLKVTRGQDGINDFYASQGFGWEGGDMRLSLSGMQDDGFDSDALGNDYRDSRRLNRFNLSASHNLAMNQTLEWQLAAKEGSNQRPYTYQPVFRNTLTGDNADVNAKDYAGSVRWNIDFNPEHSFYIQSSAQHFEREQVWRACDAALAFSPQMTRMWQLDPNFAERVARNINKGKDSLPTTSDPVLNDLLDQVQNEWSNGASDTVCGDVDQSTRESRFDLEIQDTLSLTENLRLLSGMNYRYDRADSQTYFNGSLDDQTWRLFGQLEWRANEHWIVQGGAMFEDSRLSGSSLTPRMAVNYLITPRHGLRAVYSEAVRSPDMFENNVNWSYTVDNLSSNIYGFKSGEYFVKTRGPGNLEQERMRSRELGYNGNFSDIDLSMDVKLFYDEITGMISEPLRNNQYIASNANKARFSGSEAQLDWRPTLHDRLRLTYAYVDAWASNPNDRRLSARNSGSAGWMRDWGEGWSSALFYYGDDALNGYRYERMDLRLAKRFRFQGTSLELAALWQQRLDDEPVTLEQNRYDSRHRLSVSAELEF from the coding sequence ATGCCTGTTTCATCCCCGAAACAAGGCCGTACCGTGTTCCCTGGCACGCCACCCTTCCCGCGCCTGTTGTTGCTGACTGCCCTCGTGGGCGGCCCGGCCGTGGCCGACGACATGTTCCTCGACAACCAGGACCTGCCCCAGGTTCTGACCGCAACCCGTCTCAAACAATCCCCGGCGGCCGTACCCGGCAGCATGACGGTGCTCGATGCCGAACTGATCCGCGCCAGCGGCGCGCGTGATATCCCCGAGCTGATGCGCCTGGTGCCCGGCATGATGGTCGGCTACGGCGCCGGCAACCAGCCGACGGTCAACTACCACGGCAGCAACGTCAGCGATGCCCGGCGCATGCAGGTGCTGATCGATGGCCGCTCGGTGTACCGCGCGGGCCTGGCCACGGTGGACTGGAGCGACATCCCGCTGGCCATCGAGGACATCGACCGCATCGAGGTGTTCCGCGGCCCCAATACCGTCAGCTATGGCGCCAATGCCCTGATGGCGGTGGTCAACATCCTCACCCGCAACCCAGCCGACAGCCACGGTACCCGCTTGAAGGTGACCCGCGGCCAGGATGGCATCAACGACTTCTATGCAAGCCAGGGCTTCGGCTGGGAAGGCGGCGACATGCGCCTGTCGCTGTCCGGCATGCAGGATGATGGCTTCGATTCGGACGCGCTCGGCAACGACTACCGCGACAGCCGTCGCCTGAATCGCTTCAACCTCAGCGCCAGCCACAACCTGGCCATGAATCAGACCCTGGAGTGGCAACTGGCGGCCAAGGAAGGCAGCAACCAGCGCCCGTATACCTACCAGCCGGTGTTTCGCAACACCCTCACCGGTGACAATGCCGACGTCAATGCCAAGGACTACGCAGGCTCGGTACGCTGGAACATCGACTTCAACCCCGAGCACAGCTTCTATATCCAGAGCTCGGCCCAGCATTTCGAGCGCGAGCAGGTCTGGCGCGCCTGTGATGCCGCGCTGGCGTTCAGCCCGCAGATGACGCGGATGTGGCAACTGGACCCGAATTTCGCCGAACGCGTGGCGCGCAACATCAACAAGGGCAAGGACAGCCTGCCCACCACGAGCGACCCGGTGCTCAACGACCTGCTCGACCAGGTCCAGAATGAATGGAGCAACGGTGCCAGCGACACCGTCTGCGGCGACGTCGACCAAAGCACCCGCGAGAGCCGCTTCGACCTGGAGATCCAGGACACCCTGAGCCTGACCGAAAACCTGCGTCTGCTCAGCGGCATGAACTACCGTTACGACCGGGCCGACTCGCAGACCTACTTCAACGGCAGCCTGGACGACCAGACCTGGCGCCTGTTCGGCCAACTGGAATGGCGCGCCAACGAGCACTGGATCGTCCAGGGCGGCGCGATGTTCGAAGACTCCCGGCTTTCCGGCAGCTCGCTCACGCCGCGCATGGCCGTCAACTACCTGATCACCCCGCGTCATGGGTTACGTGCGGTGTATTCCGAAGCCGTGCGCTCGCCGGACATGTTCGAGAATAACGTCAACTGGAGCTACACGGTCGACAACCTGAGCTCCAACATTTACGGGTTCAAGAGCGGCGAATACTTCGTCAAGACCCGCGGTCCGGGCAACCTCGAACAAGAGCGCATGCGCTCGCGCGAGCTGGGCTACAACGGCAACTTCAGCGACATCGACCTGAGCATGGATGTGAAGCTGTTCTACGACGAGATCACCGGAATGATCAGCGAGCCGCTGCGCAACAACCAGTACATCGCCAGCAATGCCAACAAGGCCCGCTTCAGCGGCAGCGAGGCGCAGCTGGACTGGCGCCCCACCCTGCACGACCGCCTGCGCCTGACCTACGCCTACGTCGACGCCTGGGCCAGCAACCCCAACGACCGCCGCCTCAGCGCGCGCAACAGCGGCTCGGCCGGCTGGATGCGCGATTGGGGCGAAGGCTGGTC
- the sixA gene encoding phosphohistidine phosphatase SixA codes for MKLWVLRHGEAEPRANTDAERRLTAHGREQVVRSAARLLGQPLDAIIASPYVRAQQTAALVHDALGFAEPVRTVSWLTPDSAAGEVISELDKLGLEQVLLVSHQPLVGNLVGMLEHGHGQQPAPMSTASLAELEGDWPLAGLMTLRGLHHAG; via the coding sequence GTGAAGCTCTGGGTGCTGCGCCATGGCGAGGCCGAGCCGCGGGCCAACACCGATGCCGAGCGGCGCCTGACCGCCCACGGGCGCGAGCAGGTCGTGCGCAGCGCTGCGCGCCTGTTGGGGCAGCCACTGGATGCGATCATCGCCAGCCCCTACGTGCGGGCCCAGCAGACGGCGGCGCTGGTACACGATGCACTCGGGTTCGCCGAACCGGTGCGCACGGTTTCCTGGCTGACCCCTGACAGCGCTGCCGGCGAGGTGATCAGCGAGCTGGACAAGCTGGGCCTGGAGCAGGTGCTGCTGGTGAGCCACCAACCGTTGGTGGGTAACCTGGTGGGTATGCTGGAGCATGGCCATGGCCAGCAACCGGCGCCCATGAGCACCGCCAGCCTGGCGGAGCTCGAAGGGGATTGGCCGCTGGCGGGGTTGATGACCTTGCGGGGGCTGCATCACGCGGGGTGA